A genomic segment from Nicotiana tabacum cultivar K326 chromosome 7, ASM71507v2, whole genome shotgun sequence encodes:
- the LOC107775613 gene encoding uncharacterized protein LOC107775613, with translation MGNVFAVIKPIIHMVLKAMGMTSQMVEIEPGTIMHFWVPTETIHCHNPNNKLPNYKPKPAVVFVHGFVSNGIMTWLLQVLSLRISGADFAIYVPDLLFFGDSFTDRPERSTSFQAECLAKGMMKLGVEKFSLVGFSYGGMVAFKLAQLYPHMVESMIMSSTVIELTEYISNASLKNIGFTNWPDFLLPKTISGLKVLLSIGSHKFPWFPEFFFSDFLEVMFTNRKEKAELLEALVVSDKDAIITPNYSQRIYLLCGDDDKIFNTAVSDNMKQKLGENVTIDYIKKAGHLVQLERPCSYNHYLKKFLSYS, from the exons ATGGGAAATGTATTTGCAGTGATAAAGCCAATAATTCATATGGTATTGAAAGCTATGGGAATGACATCCCAAATGGTGGAAATAGAACCAGGAACTATCATGCATTTTTGGGTTCCAACTGAAACCATTCATTGCCATAACCCAAACAATAAATTACCAAATTATAAACCTAAGCCTGCTGTTGTATTTGTTCATGGATTTGTTTCCAATGGAATTATGACTTGGCTTTTACAAGTGCTTTCCTTAAGAATTTCAGGTGCTGATTTTGCTATCTACGTTCCTGACCTACTTTTCTTTGGAGATTCCTTCACTGATCGTCCTGAAAGGTCAACGAGTTTTCAG GCAGAATGTTTAGCAAAGGGAATGATGAAGCTTGGAGTGGAAAAGTTCTCTCTGGTTGGATTTAGTTATGGAGGAATGGTTGCGTTCAAGTTGGCTCAATTGTATCCTCACATGGTTGAGTCTATGATTATGTCAAGTACGGTTATTGAGTTGACTGAGTATATTAGCAATGCTTCGTTGAAGAATATTGGGTTCACAAATTGGCCTGATTTTCTTTTGCCCAAAACCATCTCTGGTCTCAAAGTATTGCTATCTATTGGTAGTCATAAGTTCCCATGGTTTCCTGAATTTTTCTTCAGTGATTTTCTTGAG GTTATGTTTACCAATAGAAAGGAGAAAGCCGAACTTCTTGAAGCTTTAGTAGTCAGTGACAAAGACGCTATTATTACCCCTAACTACTCCCAG AGGATTTACCTTTTATGTGGAGACGACGACAAAATTTTTAATACGGCAGTGTCTGATAACATGAAACA GAAGTTGGGAGAAAATGTGACAATCGATTACATAAAAAAGGCAGGACATCTTGTTCAGTTGGAGCGACCCTGCTCTTACAATCATTATCTCAAAAAATTTCTTTCCTACTCATGA
- the LOC142162438 gene encoding secreted RxLR effector protein 161-like produces the protein MESIPYSSIVGSLMYAQTCTRPDISFAVGMLGRYQSNPGIDHWKAAKKVLRYLKGTKDYMLMYRRSKHLEVIGYSDSDFVGCIDTRKSTFGYLFQLAEGAISWKSTKQSVIATSTMEAEFVACFEATIHALWLRNFISGLGVVDTITKPLKIYCDNSAVVFFSKNDKYSKGSKHMELKYFTIKEEVQKQRVSLEHIKTDLMIADSLTKGLQPKIFKEHVHRMSLGCIYD, from the coding sequence atggaaTCAATTCCTTACTCTTCAATTGTTGGTAGTCTGATGTATGCTCAGACTTGCACAAGACCGGATATTAGTTTTGCGGTCGGAATGTTAGGAAGATATCAGAGTAACCCAGGAATTGATCACTGGAAAGCTGCAAAGAAAGTTTTGAGGTACCTGAAAGGAACGAAGGATTACATGCTCATGTATAGGAGATCCAAGCATTTGGAAGTTATTGGATACTCGGATTCAGATTTCGTTGGATGTATTGACACTAGAAAATCCACGTTTGGTTATTTGTTCCAATTAGCTGAAGGAGCAATATCGTGGAAGAGTACCAAACAGTCTGTCATTGCTACATCCACGATGGAAGCAGAATTTGTGGCATGTTTTGAAGCCACAATTCATGCATTATGGCTGCGAAACTTTATTTCAGGACTTGGGGTTGTCGACACCATTACCAAGCCGCTGAAAATTTACTGTGATAATTCTGCAGTAGTATTCTTCTCCAAGAACGATAAGTACTCCAAAGGTTCCAAACATATGGAATTAAAGTACTTTACCATCAAGGAGGAAGTTCAGAAACAAAGAGTATCACTTGAGCATATTAAAACTGATCTCATGATTGCAGATTCGTTGACGAAAGGTTTACAGCCGAAGATATTTAAAGAACATGTACATAGAATGAGTCTTGGCTGTATTTATGATTGA
- the LOC107775614 gene encoding uncharacterized protein LOC107775614, whose product MDSASAIPFHSLASSVTVFNGLNFSEWHEQVQFHLGVMDLDLALLNDKPAAITDSSSADEKSFHKAWERSNRLSLMFMRMNIANNIKSTIPQTESAREYLTFVEERFRSADKSLAGTLIAELTTMKFDGSRSMQNHIIEMTNIAVRLQTLGMKVDDSFLVQFILNSLPPEYGPFQINYNTIKDKWNVSELSSMLTQEESRLKKQGTHSINLMVQGAGKGLKVKANKFKKKKAPDKAQQDANKEHKADTCRFCNKEGHYQKDCLKRKAWFEKKGTISVFVCFQSNLVEVPNNTWWLDSGATAHVSTTLQGFLTIQTTNPNKDFLFMGNRMKDPIEEKSQATDSLKVFVNEVERQLDKKVKIIRLDRGGEYYGKYNESGQCPGPFAKFLEERGICAQYTMPGTPQQNGVAERRNRTLMDMVRSMISNSSSPKSLWMYALKTVVYLLNRVPSKAVPKTPFELWTGRKPSLRHLHVWGCPAEARVYNPQEKKLDSRTVSGYFIGYPEKSKGYVFYCPNHSSRIVETGNARFIENGEVSGSVEKQSVEIKEVRVNILLPTNVPTSTQIPNIVPVVEEHFDNTEQHLDETLHEETNSQISDTNEPQEMPLRKSQRVRKLTISDDYVVYLQELDFDIGLNKDPVSFSQAIESNESDK is encoded by the exons CTATTCCCTTTCATTCGCTTGCTTCGTCTGTTACTGTGTTCAACGGATTGAACTTCTCTGAATGGCATGAACAAGTCCAGTTCCACTTAGGTGTAATGGATCTTGACTTGGCTCTGCTGAATGATAAGCCCGCTGCCATTACTGATTCGAGCAGTGCGGATGAGAAGTCTTTCCACAAAGCATGGGAACGCTCTAACAGGCTAAGCCTTATGTTTATGCGAATGAATATTGCCAACAACATTAAGAGTACTATTCCACAAACAGAAAGTGCCAGGGAATACCTGACGTTTGTGGAAGAACGTTTTCGTTCTGCAGATAAGTCTCTCGCTGGTACACTAATAGCTGAACTCACGACCATGAAGTTTGATGGGTCGCGTAGTATGCAAAACCATATCATCGAGATGACTAACATTGCAGTAAGACTTCAGACCTTGGGGATGAAAGTGGATGACTCCTTCTTGGTTCAGTTTATTCTGAACTCGTTACCTCCTGAGTATGGACCTTTTCAAATTAACTATAATACTATTAAGGATAAGTGGAATGTTAGTGAATTGTCCAGTATGCTTACTCAGGAGGAGTCAAGACTTAAGAAACAAGGGACTCATTCAATTAACCTCATGGTTCAAGGAGCTGGTAAAGGACTTAAGGTGAAGGCCAacaagttcaagaagaagaaagcacCTGATAAAGCTCAACAGGATGCTAACAAGGAACATAAGGCAGATACGTGTCGTTTCTGTAATAAGGAAGGACACTATCAGAAAGATTGCCTGAAACGTAAAGCTTGGTTCGAAAAGAAAGGTACAATTAGTGTTTTTGTATGTTTCCAATCAAATTTAGTAGAAGTTCCTAATAATACTTGGTGGCTTGATTCTGGTGCAACTGCTCATGTATCTACTACGTTGCAGGGATTCCTTACGATCCAaactacaaatccaaataaggattTCTTGTTCATGGGAAATCGTATGAAGGATCCAATTGAAG aaaaatctcaagcaaCAGATTCTCTCAAAGTGTTTGTTAATGAGGTTGAAAGACAATTAGATAAAAAGGTGAAAATCATTAGGTTAGATAGAGGTGGTGAATATTATGGAAAATATAATGAATCAGGACAATGTCCCGGTCCATTTGCAAAGTTCCTCGAGGAACGTGGCATATGTGCACAATATACTATGCcaggaacacctcaacaaaatggtgttgcagaaAGGCGCAATCGAACACTTATGGATATGGTTAGGAGCATGATAAGTAATTCCTCATCACCCAAATCATTGTGGATGTATGCTCTTAAAACCGTTGTATATTTATTAAACAGGGTTCCTAGTAAGGCAGTTCCAAAGACCCCTTTTGAACTGTGGACAGGAAGGAAACCTAGTTTAAGGCACCTGCATGTTTGGGGTTGCCCAGCGGAAGCTAGAGTTTATaatccacaagaaaagaaattagattCTCGAACGGTAAGTGGTTACTTTATAGGTTACCCAGAGAAATCTAAAGGGTATGTGTTTTACTGTCCAAACCATAGTTCGAGAATTGTTGAAACCGGTAATGCAAGATTTATTGAGAATGGTGAAGTTAGTGGGAGTGTTGAAAAGCAAAGTGTGGAAATAAAAGAGGTGAGGGTCAATATTCTATTACCCACGAATGTGCCTACTTCCACACAAATACCAAATATTGTTCCAGTTGTTGAAGAACACTTTGACAACACCGAGCAACATTTGGATGAAACACTTCATGAAGAAACTAACTCACAAATATCTGACACAAATGAACCACAAGAAATGCCattaagaaaatctcaaagagtTAGAAAATTGACTATTTCAGATGATTATGTGGTTTATTTGCAAGAGTTAGATTTTGACATTGGTCTTAATAAGGATCCGGTTTCATTTTCACAAGCCATAGAAAGTAATGAGTCTGATAAATAG